In one window of Erythrolamprus reginae isolate rEryReg1 chromosome 1, rEryReg1.hap1, whole genome shotgun sequence DNA:
- the LOC139158196 gene encoding vomeronasal type-2 receptor 26-like yields the protein MDPGLQIIQEALADIKALQTEAKTQSNTDKEEMKTYLQELRCGMKRCHGGERRSVPEGKQLCCYQCTPCSDGSISDQTDAAECDPCPQGKYPNKDKVHCIAKKPHFLAYEDPLGYALSSLALFCSLITVAILMIFHKHHDTPIVKANNQDLSYILLVSLLLCILCSFLFIGRPGKLTCLFRQTAFAMVFSIAVSSVLAKTVMVVLAFMATKPGNKTRKLLGKPLTISIVLGCPLIQVVLCATWLGTSPPFLNMDFHSLVRETIIECKEGSILLFYAILAYLGFLALMSFTVAFMARKLPDSFNEAKFITFSMLVFCSVWITFLPTYLSTKGKSMVAVEIFSILASGAGLLVCIFFPKCFIILLRPNLNRKENIMRQKSC from the exons ATGGACCCTGGTCTTCAGATTATCCAAGAAGCATTAGCTGACATCAAGGCATTACAAACCGAGGCAAAAACTCAAAGCAACACAGACAAAGAGGAAATGAAAACCTACTTACAggaactgag GTGTGGCATGAAGAGATGCcatggaggagagaggaggagtgtCCCAGAGGGCAAGCAACTTTGCTGCTACCAATGCACCCCTTGTTCAGATGGGAGCATTTCTGATCAGACAG ATGCGGCTGAATGTGATCCTTGCCCACAAGGTAAATACCCCAACAAGGATAAGGTTCACTGCATTGCCAAGAAGCCCCACTTCCTTGCTTATGAAGACCCCCTGGGATATGCTTTATCCTCTTTAGCTCTTTTCTGTTCTCTGATCACAGTCGCTATCCTCATGATTTTCCATAAACATCATGACACACCGattgtcaaggccaacaaccAAGATCTCAGCTACATCCTCcttgtctctctcctcctctgcatcctctgctccttcctcttcattggtcgaCCTGGGAAGCTCACCTGTCTCTTTCGACAAACTGCCTTTGCCATGGTCTTTTCCATTGCAGTGtcttctgtgttggcaaaaactgtcatggtggttctggccttcatggccaccaagccagggaACAAGACAAGGAAACTCTTAGGAAAACCACTGACCATCTCCATTGTCTTAGGCTGTCCTCTGATCCAAGTGGTTTTGTGTGCCACCTGGCTGGGAACTTCTCCCCCATTTCTCAACATGGATTTCCACTCCTTGGTCAGAGAGACCATCATAGAATGTAAGGAAGGttcaattttattgttttatgctATCCTTGCCTACCTTGGTTTTCTGGCTCTTATGAGTTTCACAGTGGCTTTTATGGCCAGGAAATTGCCTGAcagctttaatgaagccaagttcattactttcagcatgctggtcttctgcagtgtttggatcaccttcctccccacctacctgagcactaaAGGGAAGTCaatggtggctgtggagatcttctccatcttggcctctgggGCTGGTCTCTTGGTTTGcatctttttccccaaatgcttcattatccttctgaggcccaATCTGAATCGGAAAGAGAATATAATGAGGCAGAAGAGTTGCTGA